The Bryobacteraceae bacterium genomic sequence GTCGAAGGTTCCGGTCTTGGTGTAGAGGTAGATGATCGCGGCCAGCATCAGCACGGAACCGACCATCGTGTAGAGGAAAAACTTGACGGTGGCGTAGATGCGGCGATCGTGTCCCCAGATGCCGATGAGGAAGTACATCGGGACGAGCGTGACTTCCCAGAAGACGTAGAACAGGAACAGATCCATCGACACGAACACGCCGATGACGCCGAACTCGAGCAGCAGCAGGAAGGCGTAGTATTCCTTGAGCCGATCCTGAATGTAGCGCCAGGAAATGAGGATGCACAGGGGCGTGAGCAGCGTGGAGAGGATCACCAGCCAGAGGCTCAAGCCGTCGAGCGCCACGTGATAGCGGATCGCGGGCGTATCGATCCAAGGCATGTTGGTTTCGAAATAAGTTCCGGCAGCGCCGCCGGCGAACGGGCTGACCAAGCCGAGGGAGAGCCCGAAGATCGCCACCGAGATGACGAGAGCGGCTTTCTTGATGAGCTCGCCCGACGCGCGGGGCAGCAGCAATATCGCAAGGAAGCCGACCAGCGGCAGGAAAAGGACCACATCGAGCAGCGTGCAGTTCATCGGACCGAGCCTCCCGCGATGCCGATCAGCAACACAGCCAGCACCGTACCGAACACCACCCACGCGGCATAGGATCGAATGTTGCCCGATTGGATTCGGCGTAAACCCCCGCCGATGGTGCGCGCGAGCCACCCGGCTCCGTTCACCGCGCCGTCAATGAACCCGGCATCGAGCCCACGCCAGAGGAGCGAGCGGGATCCGGCGATGGCCGGGCTGATCACCATCGTGTCGTAGATCTCATCGACGAAGTACTTGTTGTAGACCAGCCGGTAGAAGCCGCCGAGTGCGTTGGCAATGTTACCCGGCATCTCAGGACTCACGATGTACATCACGTAGGCAACCGCGATGCCCAGCAGACCGGCCCCGGTGCCGATGATCTCGAGCATCATGTCGTGTCCGCCATGTTCGGCCGCGCCGAGCACCGGTTCGAGGAAGTGCGGGACGTTGAACGCCGCGCCGCCGATCAACGACAACACCGCAAGCACCGCCAGCGGAGCCCACATCGATACCGGCGACTCATGCGGTTCGCCGTGACCACGGAACTCGCCGAAGAACGTCATGAACATCGAGCGCGAAACGTAGAACGCGGTGACGGCCGCGGTGGCGACGCCGATCCAGTACATCCAGGGCGCGTGGTGATGCACCGCGCCAAGAATCGCTTCCTTGCTATACCAGCCGGAGAGGAACGGGAATCCGGAAATCGCGAGCCAAGCCGCGCAGAGCGTGTAGAACGTGATGGGAATGTGCTTGCGCAGGCCGCCCATATGGCGCATGTCCTGTTCGTGGTGCATGGCGTGGATGACGCTGCCGGCGCCGAGGAAGAGCAAGGCTTTGAAGAAGGCGTGCGTGACCACGTGCCACATCCCCGCGCCGTATGCGCCGGCGCCGAGCGCCATGAACATGTAGCCGAGCTGGGAAACGGTGGAGTAGGCGAAAACCTTCTTGATATCGAACTGGGTGACGCCGATGGTGGCGGCGAGGACAGCCGTGATGAGCCCGACGACGCCGACCACGTCGCGCGCGATGGGCGAGAGGTCAAACAGGACGAAGGAGCGGGTGACCATGTAAACGCCGGCGGTGACCATCGTGGCTGCGTGGATGAGCGCGGAGACCGGCGTGGGGCCTTCCATTGCATCCGGCAGCCAGACGTACAGCGGGACCTGCGCGGATTTGCCGGCTGCCCCCACCATGAGCAGCAGGCAGATGAGAGCGATGGGGCCGGCGACGGTTTCCACCGGCAGGGCC encodes the following:
- the nuoL gene encoding NADH-quinone oxidoreductase subunit L encodes the protein MQQLWLIPTLPLLGFLINGLFGRRLSKPLTSIVACGSVILSFLWVLKTLNALMPLEEVHIETCFTWIQSGFVNIPFEFAVDRLTAVMLLVVTGIGSLIHIYATGYMAEEDGYWRFFAYLNLFMFFMLMLVLANNFLLLFVGWEGVGLCSYLLIGFYYLKLSATTAGNKAFIVNRIGDFGFSLAIFFIVVQFKSLTFQEVFTQAKALPVETVAGPIALICLLLMVGAAGKSAQVPLYVWLPDAMEGPTPVSALIHAATMVTAGVYMVTRSFVLFDLSPIARDVVGVVGLITAVLAATIGVTQFDIKKVFAYSTVSQLGYMFMALGAGAYGAGMWHVVTHAFFKALLFLGAGSVIHAMHHEQDMRHMGGLRKHIPITFYTLCAAWLAISGFPFLSGWYSKEAILGAVHHHAPWMYWIGVATAAVTAFYVSRSMFMTFFGEFRGHGEPHESPVSMWAPLAVLAVLSLIGGAAFNVPHFLEPVLGAAEHGGHDMMLEIIGTGAGLLGIAVAYVMYIVSPEMPGNIANALGGFYRLVYNKYFVDEIYDTMVISPAIAGSRSLLWRGLDAGFIDGAVNGAGWLARTIGGGLRRIQSGNIRSYAAWVVFGTVLAVLLIGIAGGSVR